One window of the Alphaproteobacteria bacterium genome contains the following:
- a CDS encoding glycosyltransferase family 2 protein, with translation MSATNPTFSVIICHYNDADYLSGGLARVFGQTRPPDQVILVDDGSDPDQRAIVETAVRAYPDLEVVWQPSNLGVVTAGNAGLAKADGDFVAWWSVDDHISPDLLAEAERAAIAHPDAGVISSETDVAYEVNGELVPAYTHRYGLDSSRLFVSGEDLATLQSWRYVWLASSGAFLRRDALESGIGWRPELDWFADWAALYDVANRHGAVLVGRPLSTVLRRPDSFSGKARADKQKTRAVVRGYLDWVRGPESGDMGAALRRGPQALGHALGRLLLRAAWCRPSDWRLLCSVAWGYGARRRRGGPDIPIAWLLKRNGLERHRDKSP, from the coding sequence TTGAGCGCGACCAACCCCACATTCTCGGTCATCATTTGTCACTACAATGATGCGGACTATCTGTCCGGCGGTCTTGCGCGCGTGTTCGGTCAAACGCGCCCGCCCGATCAGGTAATTCTGGTGGACGATGGTTCCGATCCCGATCAACGCGCCATCGTTGAAACGGCTGTTCGGGCATACCCCGACCTGGAAGTCGTCTGGCAGCCATCCAATCTCGGTGTTGTCACCGCCGGCAATGCCGGGCTCGCGAAGGCTGATGGCGACTTTGTCGCCTGGTGGTCGGTTGATGACCATATTTCTCCGGACTTGCTCGCCGAAGCCGAGCGTGCGGCGATCGCTCACCCCGATGCCGGCGTTATTTCATCCGAAACGGATGTGGCCTACGAAGTTAACGGAGAGCTGGTGCCCGCCTACACCCACCGGTACGGGCTGGATTCATCGCGGTTGTTCGTCAGCGGCGAAGACCTGGCGACCCTTCAGAGCTGGCGCTATGTGTGGCTCGCATCGAGCGGCGCCTTTCTTCGCCGCGACGCGTTGGAATCAGGTATCGGCTGGCGACCGGAACTGGACTGGTTTGCGGATTGGGCGGCGCTCTACGATGTTGCCAATCGTCATGGGGCCGTCCTGGTCGGGCGACCTCTGTCTACTGTCCTGCGCCGTCCCGATTCATTCAGTGGAAAAGCGCGCGCGGACAAGCAGAAAACGCGTGCCGTGGTACGCGGCTATCTTGATTGGGTTCGCGGCCCCGAAAGTGGTGATATGGGAGCGGCACTGCGAAGGGGACCGCAGGCCTTGGGCCATGCGCTCGGCCGTTTGCTTCTGCGGGCTGCCTGGTGCCGGCCGTCCGACTGGCGGCTGCTGTGTTCTGTCGCGTGGGGATATGGCGCCCGGCGGCGGCGCGGCGGGCCCGACATTCCGATCGCATGGCTGCTAAAACGCAACGGCCTGGAACGCCATCGGGATAAGTCACCTTGA
- a CDS encoding NAD(P)-dependent oxidoreductase, which translates to MAQTMNETLAPPGRVVVIGSRGVIGHALVETLQNMKDGFAPVVAVSSGDVDLLAESAPDKLGALLRPDDAVIMLSGLTPDKGRDSATLIKNLVMARSVGAALKQVPPAHLVYMSSDAVYPFMPGVVSEATPAAPADLYGVMHLAREVMFRSLGLDAPLAVLRCTLVLSPRDTHNSYGPNRFRKQATEEGRIVLGGGGEETRDHVLVDDVARLVIEAVRARFDGTLNLVSGVSHSFHDVANMVADAMDDRPEIVTTDRTMPVTHRHFDSTRLTRAFPGFRFTSLDEAIGAVHKTLGLKT; encoded by the coding sequence ATGGCGCAGACCATGAACGAAACCCTCGCGCCGCCCGGACGGGTCGTCGTGATCGGCAGCCGGGGTGTTATCGGCCACGCCCTCGTTGAAACGCTCCAGAACATGAAAGACGGTTTCGCGCCGGTCGTTGCCGTGTCGTCGGGGGATGTGGATCTGCTCGCGGAGAGCGCGCCTGACAAACTGGGGGCGCTTCTGCGGCCGGACGATGCGGTAATCATGCTGTCCGGGCTGACTCCCGATAAAGGCCGGGATTCGGCGACGCTCATCAAAAATTTGGTCATGGCCCGGTCGGTGGGGGCGGCGCTGAAACAGGTGCCGCCGGCGCATCTTGTCTATATGAGTTCCGACGCGGTCTATCCGTTCATGCCCGGCGTCGTATCCGAGGCGACACCCGCGGCACCGGCTGACCTCTACGGCGTGATGCACCTGGCACGCGAGGTCATGTTCCGGTCACTGGGACTGGACGCGCCGCTGGCGGTCCTGCGTTGCACGCTCGTCCTGTCGCCGCGCGACACCCACAACTCCTATGGCCCCAACCGGTTTCGCAAGCAGGCGACAGAGGAAGGCCGGATCGTTCTGGGCGGAGGGGGCGAGGAAACCCGCGATCATGTGCTGGTCGATGATGTGGCGCGGCTGGTGATCGAAGCGGTCCGGGCGCGCTTTGACGGTACCCTCAATCTTGTGAGCGGGGTCTCCCATTCGTTCCATGATGTCGCGAACATGGTGGCCGATGCCATGGACGATCGGCCGGAGATCGTGACGACGGACCGCACGATGCCGGTGACCCACCGGCATTTCGACTCCACGCGGCTGACGCGGGCGTTCCCGGGCTTCCGTTTTACCTCACTCGACGAGGCCATAGGCGCCGTCCACAAGACGTTGGGTCTGAAGACATGA
- a CDS encoding transketolase C-terminal domain-containing protein: MSMPDTSNSMAGDGEPLANARLINYADAIREGLATAMENDPSVFLMGEGIADPASFFGTTKGLLDQFGAARAVEMPIAENGMVGVAIGAALSGQRPVISLHRVEFALLAIEQIVNNAAKSHYVSNGRHKVPLVIRMIVGRGWGQGPEHSQSLESIFGHFPGLKVMMPTMPMDAKGMLIAAIEDDSPVISIEHRWLHYSEGHVPEGHYVTALDGPAVLRPGGDVTIVGTSYMNLEALRAAEVLAEVGCEVELIDLRMVRPLNMAPILESVGRTGRLLTVDSSWAAFGTGAEVCAQVAEHAFSALKAPPRRMALANHPTPSSRGMVPGFYPDSISIAQAVGELCGLSASDVGAVVSKLVEMNGDQPIDTPNAYFKGPF; this comes from the coding sequence ATGTCTATGCCTGACACATCGAACAGTATGGCCGGTGACGGCGAGCCATTGGCCAATGCCCGGCTGATCAATTATGCCGATGCGATTCGCGAGGGCCTCGCGACCGCCATGGAGAATGATCCGTCGGTCTTCCTGATGGGTGAGGGCATCGCGGACCCGGCGTCGTTTTTCGGCACGACCAAGGGACTTCTCGATCAGTTCGGCGCGGCCCGCGCGGTCGAGATGCCGATCGCCGAGAACGGCATGGTCGGCGTCGCCATCGGGGCCGCACTCTCCGGGCAGCGTCCCGTCATTTCGTTGCATCGGGTCGAGTTCGCGCTGCTCGCGATCGAGCAGATCGTCAACAATGCTGCCAAGTCCCACTATGTCAGCAACGGTCGCCACAAGGTGCCGCTGGTCATCCGGATGATCGTCGGGCGTGGCTGGGGGCAGGGGCCCGAACATTCCCAGAGCCTGGAATCGATCTTCGGTCATTTCCCGGGGCTCAAGGTGATGATGCCGACCATGCCCATGGATGCGAAGGGCATGCTGATTGCCGCGATCGAGGATGACAGCCCGGTCATCTCGATCGAGCATCGCTGGCTGCACTATTCCGAGGGGCATGTGCCGGAAGGCCACTACGTGACCGCGCTCGATGGCCCGGCGGTCCTGAGGCCCGGCGGCGATGTCACGATTGTCGGCACCTCCTACATGAACCTCGAGGCGCTGCGCGCCGCCGAAGTGCTCGCCGAAGTCGGGTGCGAAGTCGAGCTGATCGATTTGCGAATGGTTCGTCCGCTGAATATGGCGCCGATCCTCGAATCCGTGGGCCGCACCGGTCGGCTCCTGACCGTGGACAGCAGTTGGGCCGCATTCGGCACCGGCGCCGAGGTCTGCGCCCAGGTGGCGGAGCACGCGTTTTCGGCATTGAAGGCGCCGCCCCGTCGCATGGCGCTCGCAAATCATCCGACCCCGAGTTCGCGCGGCATGGTCCCCGGTTTCTACCCGGACTCGATATCGATCGCGCAGGCCGTCGGGGAACTCTGCGGATTGTCCGCTTCGGATGTGGGCGCGGTCGTATCGAAGCTGGTCGAGATGAACGGCGATCAGCCGATCGATACGCCGAACGCCTATTTCAAGGGGCCTTTCTAG
- a CDS encoding thiamine pyrophosphate-dependent dehydrogenase E1 component subunit alpha has protein sequence MLRIRLVEEAIAARYVDQEMRCPVHLSVGQEATAVGVCAPLRPEDKVYSTHRSHAHYLAKGGDLKAMLAEIYGKAAGCCGGRGGSMHLFDTSVGMELSVPIVGSSIPLATGAALAMKQRGEDNVAVVIIGDAAIEEGVFHESMNFAELNKLPVIYVCENNLFSIYTSLNQRQPDRPITDLAEAHGVASGQADGNDIEAVCSTMAAAVGRAREGGGPSFLVFETYRWFEHCGPNMDNHLGYRTEQEFENWKGRDPVAAARAALIQSGAGDEAALATLADDLSREIDAAFEFAKNAPLPGPDAAVQHVYA, from the coding sequence ATGCTCCGCATTCGCCTCGTCGAAGAGGCGATCGCGGCGCGCTATGTGGATCAGGAAATGCGCTGCCCTGTCCATCTGTCGGTCGGGCAGGAAGCGACCGCCGTCGGCGTTTGCGCGCCGCTGCGGCCCGAAGACAAGGTCTACAGCACACATCGAAGCCACGCGCACTATCTCGCCAAGGGCGGGGACCTGAAGGCGATGCTGGCCGAGATCTACGGCAAGGCGGCCGGTTGTTGCGGCGGACGGGGTGGCTCGATGCACCTGTTCGACACGTCGGTGGGCATGGAGCTTAGTGTGCCCATCGTCGGGAGTTCCATCCCGCTTGCGACCGGTGCCGCACTGGCGATGAAACAGCGCGGCGAGGACAATGTCGCGGTCGTGATCATCGGCGACGCGGCCATCGAGGAGGGCGTGTTCCACGAGAGCATGAACTTCGCCGAGCTCAACAAGCTTCCGGTTATCTATGTCTGCGAGAATAATCTGTTCTCGATCTACACCTCGCTCAACCAACGCCAGCCGGACCGTCCCATCACCGACCTCGCCGAGGCGCATGGCGTCGCATCCGGCCAGGCCGACGGGAACGATATCGAAGCGGTGTGCTCGACCATGGCGGCGGCTGTCGGCCGCGCGCGCGAAGGTGGCGGCCCCAGTTTCCTGGTGTTCGAGACCTATCGCTGGTTCGAGCATTGCGGCCCGAACATGGACAATCATCTGGGCTATCGCACCGAACAGGAGTTCGAGAACTGGAAGGGGCGCGACCCGGTCGCGGCCGCGCGCGCGGCGCTGATCCAGTCCGGTGCGGGCGATGAGGCAGCGCTTGCGACGCTGGCCGATGATCTGTCGCGCGAGATAGATGCGGCGTTCGAGTTCGCGAAGAACGCACCTCTACCCGGCCCCGACGCGGCGGTGCAGCATGTCTATGCCTGA